The following proteins are encoded in a genomic region of Methanoculleus bourgensis MS2:
- a CDS encoding type II toxin-antitoxin system PemK/MazF family toxin, whose product MRRSRGDIWFVDLADARGHEQSGLRPAVVLAVSHGGMTIVVPLTTTPAAFSFPHTHGIERSSQNGLSSNSAALVFQIVALSQDRFVRKIGRCSVEDMEAIRVLLKDLLLLE is encoded by the coding sequence ATGCGTCGGAGCAGGGGCGATATCTGGTTCGTCGATCTGGCCGACGCACGGGGGCACGAACAGAGCGGGCTGCGGCCCGCCGTGGTGCTCGCCGTCTCTCACGGGGGGATGACAATCGTGGTCCCGCTCACGACGACCCCGGCGGCTTTTTCGTTCCCGCATACCCATGGCATCGAGAGGAGCTCACAGAACGGGCTCTCCTCCAATAGTGCGGCGCTGGTCTTCCAGATCGTTGCCCTCTCACAAGACCGTTTCGTCCGGAAGATCGGGCGATGCTCGGTCGAGGATATGGAAGCGATACGCGTTCTTTTGAAGGATCTGTTATTGCTGGAATAA
- a CDS encoding transcriptional regulator, which produces MPDDLITVVEESEDVDSTIISRVRLEILWALSELGEDGATARQLKAGLNLGDGVLYANLKKLVEMGYLRSEKVTLEGKELELYAITPEGLLEWRRVRSWLCKLLGCEGDTCER; this is translated from the coding sequence ATGCCTGATGATCTTATTACTGTCGTGGAAGAATCCGAGGACGTGGACAGCACCATCATCTCCCGGGTGCGCCTGGAGATACTCTGGGCGCTCTCCGAGCTCGGCGAGGATGGGGCCACCGCACGGCAGCTCAAGGCCGGGCTGAACCTGGGCGACGGCGTGCTCTACGCAAACCTCAAAAAACTTGTCGAGATGGGATACCTCCGCTCTGAGAAAGTAACGCTTGAAGGGAAGGAACTGGAGCTCTACGCCATCACCCCGGAAGGACTTCTTGAGTGGCGGCGTGTCCGGAGCTGGCTCTGCAAACTCCTGGGCTGCGAGGGTGATACCTGTGAACGATAG
- a CDS encoding type II toxin-antitoxin system HicB family antitoxin gives MTRSLNYRILLRREPEGGYTVTVPTLPGCVTFGETVDEAIAMAREAIEVYIEDLQEKGEEIPTEEGLLEYTLTVEAHT, from the coding sequence ATGACGAGAAGCCTGAATTACCGTATCCTCCTCCGGAGAGAGCCGGAAGGCGGGTATACCGTCACTGTGCCAACGCTTCCCGGCTGCGTCACCTTCGGAGAGACCGTCGATGAGGCGATAGCGATGGCACGGGAGGCCATCGAGGTTTACATCGAAGACCTCCAGGAGAAGGGCGAGGAGATTCCCACCGAGGAAGGACTTCTGGAATACACCCTCACCGTCGAAGCCCATACCTAA
- a CDS encoding type II toxin-antitoxin system HicB family antitoxin — MYRFLVIVEQTDGNYSAYSPDLPGCVATGATREEAEERMHEAIELHIAGLREDGLPIPPSRSSAIYVAVSRG; from the coding sequence ATGTATCGATTCCTTGTTATCGTCGAGCAGACCGACGGTAACTACTCGGCATACTCCCCGGACCTTCCGGGGTGCGTGGCCACCGGAGCGACCCGTGAGGAAGCAGAGGAGCGGATGCACGAGGCAATCGAGCTCCACATCGCGGGACTCAGGGAGGATGGACTCCCAATTCCACCGTCACGGTCTTCAGCTATCTACGTAGCGGTCAGTAGAGGATAA